One genomic segment of Vibrio nitrifigilis includes these proteins:
- a CDS encoding ethanolamine ammonia-lyase subunit EutB, producing the protein MSSDYRYQLGSKTFHFASLKEVMAKASPLRSGDQLAGVCATSAEERVVAQMVLADLPLKTFLNDVVIPYEKDEITRLIIDEHDSTAFAEIAHLTVGDFRNWLLQESTTHVELKRVCPGITPEMAAAVSKIMRNQDLILVAKKCQVTSAFRNTIGLPGHMSTRLQPNHPTDDMSGIAASIFDGLMYGNGDAVIGINPATDSVSQAIKLMHLMDEVIQHYSIPTQSCVLTHVTNTIECIEKGAPVDLVFQSIGGTEGTNQGFGVNIDVLQQAYDAANSLQRGTVGNNFMYFETGQGSALSSNANLDVDQQTCEARAYALARKFNPLLVNTVVGFIGPEYLFDGKQIIRAGLEDHFCGKLLGLPMGCDICYTNHAYADQNDMDNLLTLLGVAECNFIMGIPGSDDIMLNYQTTSFHDALYARQVLGLKPAPEFEAWLRQMGIFSQDGLTQLSDRLPDAFKQPLRLIQEAI; encoded by the coding sequence ATGAGTTCGGATTACCGCTACCAATTAGGCAGTAAAACGTTCCACTTTGCTTCTTTGAAAGAAGTAATGGCCAAAGCGTCACCATTACGTTCAGGTGACCAGTTGGCAGGAGTGTGCGCGACATCTGCAGAAGAGCGAGTAGTGGCACAAATGGTATTAGCCGATTTACCGCTAAAAACATTTCTTAATGATGTTGTTATTCCCTATGAAAAAGACGAAATCACACGGCTTATTATTGATGAGCACGACAGCACGGCTTTTGCTGAAATAGCACATCTTACCGTGGGGGATTTTCGCAACTGGTTACTGCAAGAATCCACTACTCACGTCGAGCTAAAACGCGTGTGTCCAGGGATTACCCCAGAAATGGCGGCGGCTGTCAGTAAAATTATGCGCAACCAAGATCTGATCTTAGTCGCTAAAAAATGCCAAGTCACCAGTGCATTTCGTAACACCATTGGTTTACCGGGCCATATGTCCACTCGTCTACAACCGAATCACCCTACTGATGATATGAGCGGAATCGCGGCATCTATCTTCGATGGGTTAATGTACGGTAATGGCGATGCCGTCATTGGTATTAATCCCGCGACCGATAGTGTCAGCCAAGCTATCAAATTGATGCATTTAATGGATGAAGTGATTCAACACTACTCTATTCCAACCCAGTCTTGTGTGTTAACTCACGTCACCAACACGATTGAATGCATTGAGAAAGGGGCTCCCGTTGATTTGGTGTTCCAATCCATCGGAGGCACCGAAGGGACAAACCAAGGGTTTGGCGTGAACATCGATGTACTGCAGCAAGCCTACGATGCCGCAAATAGTTTGCAACGCGGAACCGTCGGTAACAATTTCATGTATTTTGAAACTGGCCAAGGCAGTGCTCTTTCTTCCAATGCCAACCTCGATGTTGATCAACAGACCTGTGAAGCTCGTGCCTATGCATTGGCTCGCAAATTCAATCCTCTATTGGTAAATACTGTCGTAGGATTTATTGGTCCAGAATACTTGTTTGATGGCAAACAGATCATTCGTGCCGGTCTTGAAGATCACTTCTGTGGTAAGTTACTTGGTCTGCCTATGGGCTGTGATATTTGTTACACCAATCATGCTTATGCCGACCAAAATGATATGGATAATCTGCTTACTCTGCTAGGCGTTGCTGAATGTAACTTTATTATGGGCATCCCTGGTTCAGACGACATTATGCTGAACTACCAAACAACCTCGTTCCACGATGCTTTATATGCCAGACAAGTACTGGGACTCAAACCTGCCCCAGAATTTGAGGCTTGGTTACGACAAATGGGCATCTTTAGCCAAGATGGCTTAACGCAATTAAGTGATCGTTTACCCGATGCCTTTAAACAGCCATTGCGTTTGATTCAGGAGGCAATCTAA
- the moeA gene encoding molybdopterin molybdotransferase MoeA, whose protein sequence is MGCCDAPGLMPIETALETMLSRVSPVQTTLELPLPEALGFVLADDIRSPINVPPFANSAMDGYAVRLAELNLGQPLPVCGKSFAGHPFKGDWEAMSCIRIMTGAEVPLGCDAIIMQEQAQVTEQGVLFTVKNVKENQNIRPTGDDICQGDIALAKGTRLSARDIPMIATLGIGQVTVLRKPKVAFFSTGDELKPLGEVLEDGQIYDSNRYGVKALIEKFGCEAIDLGIIPDSPDKLKATFEEAQSLADVVITSGGVSVGEADYTKDILEEMGEIGFWKLAIKPGKPFAFGRLPNAWFCGLPGNPVSAFITCYALVQPLLAKLAGHTQWQPEPSIPAVTQSPFKKAPGRTDFQRGIYRIENGQFVVESTGNQSSGAFRSMSLANCFVVLERERGRVEAGETVQIQLFNSSMY, encoded by the coding sequence ATGGGATGTTGTGACGCTCCGGGCCTAATGCCTATCGAAACAGCGCTTGAGACAATGTTATCTCGCGTCTCGCCTGTTCAAACAACGCTTGAATTACCCCTGCCAGAAGCTCTCGGCTTCGTACTTGCTGATGATATTCGTTCCCCGATCAATGTGCCGCCGTTTGCTAACTCAGCAATGGATGGCTACGCCGTTCGACTTGCTGAACTTAACCTCGGGCAACCATTACCCGTGTGTGGTAAATCATTTGCCGGTCACCCTTTTAAAGGAGATTGGGAAGCGATGAGTTGTATACGTATTATGACGGGCGCAGAAGTGCCGCTCGGTTGTGATGCGATCATTATGCAAGAACAAGCTCAAGTGACAGAACAAGGTGTACTATTCACCGTAAAGAACGTCAAAGAGAACCAAAATATACGTCCAACTGGCGATGATATCTGCCAGGGAGATATTGCTCTCGCTAAAGGTACTCGTCTTAGCGCTCGTGATATTCCTATGATTGCAACCCTTGGTATTGGCCAAGTGACCGTTTTACGCAAACCTAAAGTGGCATTTTTCTCAACAGGCGATGAGCTAAAACCCTTAGGCGAAGTGTTGGAAGATGGCCAAATATACGATAGCAACCGCTACGGTGTTAAAGCCCTGATCGAAAAATTTGGTTGTGAAGCGATCGATTTAGGCATCATTCCTGATAGCCCAGACAAACTCAAAGCCACTTTCGAAGAAGCACAATCTCTGGCGGATGTCGTGATTACATCTGGCGGCGTGAGTGTTGGTGAGGCCGACTACACCAAAGATATTCTAGAAGAGATGGGCGAAATTGGTTTTTGGAAATTAGCCATTAAACCAGGTAAGCCTTTTGCGTTCGGTCGTCTTCCAAATGCTTGGTTCTGTGGATTGCCCGGCAACCCAGTATCAGCCTTCATTACATGCTACGCTCTCGTGCAACCTCTGCTCGCCAAATTAGCTGGACACACACAGTGGCAACCAGAGCCATCAATCCCCGCCGTAACCCAATCGCCTTTTAAAAAAGCACCTGGCCGCACCGATTTCCAACGCGGTATTTATCGCATCGAAAATGGTCAATTTGTAGTTGAGAGTACTGGCAACCAAAGTTCTGGGGCATTTCGCTCGATGAGTTTAGCAAACTGTTTTGTCGTGTTAGAACGAGAACGTGGTCGAGTTGAAGCCGGAGAAACGGTTCAAATTCAACTTTTTAATTCAAGTATGTATTAA
- the moeB gene encoding molybdopterin-synthase adenylyltransferase MoeB, giving the protein MDILSDEEMLRYNRQIILKQFDFEGQEALKQGSVLIIGAGGLGCASSQYLAAAGVHKITLVDFDTVEHSNLQRQVLHHDCDIGRFKVESAAAALQEINPHIEIQAIPRQLEDNELASLIHQHSVVLDGSDNVSTRNQLNRLCYASKIPLISGAAIRMEGQVSVFTYQDEDEPCYQCLSGLFGENALTCVEAGIMAPVAGIIGAVQAMEAIKVIANVGKPLTGKILMLDAMSMSWREMKLMKLPNCPVCQP; this is encoded by the coding sequence ATGGACATTCTCAGTGATGAGGAGATGCTCCGCTACAATCGACAAATCATCCTCAAACAATTCGATTTCGAGGGACAAGAGGCACTTAAGCAGGGCTCTGTACTCATTATTGGTGCAGGTGGTCTTGGTTGTGCAAGCAGCCAATACTTAGCTGCGGCAGGTGTACATAAAATCACTCTGGTCGACTTTGATACGGTGGAACATTCCAACTTACAACGTCAAGTACTTCACCATGACTGCGATATTGGCCGATTTAAAGTTGAATCAGCAGCAGCGGCACTGCAAGAAATCAATCCACACATCGAGATTCAGGCCATTCCAAGACAGCTTGAAGACAATGAACTAGCCAGCCTCATCCATCAACACTCAGTGGTTCTTGATGGCAGTGATAATGTCAGCACCCGTAATCAACTCAATCGTCTGTGCTATGCAAGTAAAATACCTCTCATTTCCGGTGCCGCTATTCGTATGGAAGGTCAAGTGAGTGTCTTTACTTATCAGGATGAGGACGAGCCTTGTTACCAATGCCTAAGTGGTTTATTCGGTGAGAACGCGTTGACTTGTGTTGAGGCCGGCATTATGGCGCCCGTAGCCGGAATAATTGGCGCAGTACAAGCCATGGAAGCCATTAAAGTCATTGCTAATGTTGGCAAGCCACTAACAGGCAAGATATTGATGTTGGATGCGATGTCGATGTCTTGGCGTGAAATGAAACTGATGAAATTACCGAATTGCCCCGTGTGCCAGCCGTAA
- a CDS encoding formate--tetrahydrofolate ligase, which yields MLSDIDICRTTPLSPIDEIAHSAGLESNEFQSQGRYKAKVSLSCLNRIKAHRKGKFVLVTAMTPTPLGEGKTVTTIGLAQGIAKLNQSVFACIRQPSMGPIFGVKGGAAGGGYSQVAPMEELNLHLTGDIHAVTAAHNLAAAAIDARIYHEQRLGYEDFETRTGLTALRIDPKQITWKRVIDHNDRALRMVTIGRNEEGKTINGYEREDGFDISAASELMAILALANDLQDLRQRIGQIVVAYNVDGLPITTEDLQVAGAMTVSMKEAIEPTLMQTLEGVPTLVHAGPFANIAHGNSSIIADEIATHLADFTITEGGFGSDMGFEKACNIKAKAANNSPDCAVIVATLRGLKANSGLYDLRPGQAMPAELFEPNQAGLSAGFANLQWHINNVSQYGVPVVVAINRFPQDSDEELQQLKLMIENLPQDVEVAISEAFAKGGEGALQLARAVIKQCQKNSTFTPLYQTQDSLEDKLHAVAIKGYGAKSVSLSDKAQQQLTQLNQLGFDKLSVCLAKTPLSISTDSTKKGAPANFDVPIRELKLCAGAGFVYALCGNVMTMPGLPDKPAFMNIDIDSDGHIIGLS from the coding sequence ATGCTGTCAGATATCGACATTTGCCGCACAACACCATTATCTCCTATTGATGAAATAGCACACTCTGCTGGTTTAGAAAGCAACGAATTTCAGAGCCAAGGCCGTTATAAAGCCAAAGTGTCACTCTCTTGCTTAAATCGAATCAAAGCACACCGCAAAGGTAAATTTGTGTTGGTTACAGCTATGACACCGACCCCACTTGGTGAAGGCAAAACGGTAACCACTATTGGGCTTGCTCAAGGTATTGCTAAGTTGAACCAGTCGGTATTTGCCTGTATTCGCCAACCTTCTATGGGACCTATTTTTGGTGTGAAAGGCGGTGCTGCAGGCGGCGGTTATTCTCAAGTTGCGCCAATGGAAGAACTTAACCTCCATTTAACTGGCGATATTCATGCTGTTACCGCTGCGCACAACTTAGCGGCAGCTGCCATTGATGCTCGTATTTATCACGAGCAACGCCTTGGCTATGAGGATTTTGAAACTCGTACAGGTTTAACCGCCCTACGTATCGATCCTAAGCAAATCACCTGGAAACGTGTGATTGACCATAACGATCGAGCACTGCGCATGGTCACCATTGGTCGTAATGAAGAAGGCAAAACCATTAATGGCTACGAACGTGAAGACGGATTCGACATTTCAGCGGCTTCAGAGCTCATGGCCATTCTCGCTCTAGCTAACGATTTGCAAGACCTACGTCAACGTATCGGCCAGATTGTTGTGGCTTATAATGTGGATGGACTACCGATCACTACCGAAGATTTACAAGTGGCAGGTGCCATGACCGTCAGCATGAAAGAAGCCATTGAACCGACCTTAATGCAAACATTAGAGGGTGTTCCGACGTTGGTACATGCGGGCCCCTTTGCCAATATTGCCCATGGAAATTCATCAATTATTGCTGATGAGATTGCAACTCACTTAGCTGATTTCACAATTACGGAAGGTGGTTTTGGTTCAGATATGGGATTTGAAAAGGCCTGTAACATCAAAGCCAAAGCAGCTAATAATTCTCCGGATTGCGCCGTCATCGTAGCAACATTGCGCGGTCTAAAAGCCAACTCGGGCTTGTACGACCTCCGTCCAGGCCAAGCTATGCCTGCGGAATTATTTGAGCCGAATCAAGCAGGACTGTCTGCTGGATTTGCCAACTTACAGTGGCATATTAATAACGTGAGTCAGTATGGCGTTCCAGTGGTTGTAGCTATCAACCGTTTTCCGCAAGACAGCGATGAAGAGCTCCAGCAACTAAAATTGATGATAGAAAATCTACCACAAGATGTCGAAGTTGCCATCAGCGAAGCATTTGCGAAAGGCGGTGAAGGCGCGCTTCAACTCGCACGTGCGGTCATCAAACAGTGCCAGAAAAACAGCACGTTCACTCCGTTATATCAAACTCAAGATTCACTGGAAGACAAACTTCATGCTGTCGCAATAAAAGGGTACGGCGCAAAATCAGTAAGCTTAAGCGACAAAGCTCAACAGCAGCTCACGCAGTTAAACCAATTGGGCTTTGACAAACTTTCGGTCTGTTTAGCGAAAACGCCGCTTTCAATATCGACAGATTCAACCAAAAAAGGCGCACCAGCCAACTTTGACGTACCAATCCGTGAACTAAAACTGTGTGCAGGCGCAGGATTTGTTTACGCACTGTGCGGCAACGTGATGACCATGCCGGGGTTACCTGACAAACCCGCATTTATGAACATCGATATCGACAGCGATGGACATATCATTGGATTAAGTTAA
- the tal gene encoding transaldolase, translating into MSNKLEQLRKLTTVVADTGELDAIKKYKPEDATTNPSLILKAAQIAEYAPLIERSIEEAKKLSDNKAQQLEDTCDNLAVNIGKEILKTIPGRISTEVDARLSYNTEASVEKARKLIKLYNDAGITNDRILIKLASTWEGIRAAEILEKEGINCNLTLLFSFAQARACAEAGVFLISPFVGRIMDWYKAKEGRSFEPAEDPGVLSVTKIYNYYKEHGYNTVVMGASFRNTGEILELAGCDRLTISPQLLQELEEAEGAIEAKLVDSKGSAARPAAMTHSEFLWDHNQDPMAVEKLAEGIRNFAIDQGKLEAMIEAKL; encoded by the coding sequence ATGAGCAACAAATTAGAGCAACTTCGTAAATTGACTACTGTTGTCGCTGATACTGGTGAATTAGATGCGATCAAAAAATACAAACCAGAAGACGCAACAACTAACCCATCTTTGATTCTTAAAGCCGCTCAAATCGCTGAATACGCACCTCTGATCGAACGTTCGATCGAAGAAGCAAAAAAACTGAGTGATAACAAAGCTCAACAGCTTGAAGATACTTGCGATAACCTAGCAGTTAACATTGGTAAAGAAATCCTTAAAACGATTCCTGGCCGTATTTCTACTGAAGTTGATGCACGTTTGTCTTACAACACTGAAGCAAGCGTAGAAAAAGCACGTAAACTGATTAAGCTATACAATGATGCTGGCATCACTAATGACCGCATCCTAATCAAACTAGCGTCAACTTGGGAAGGCATCCGCGCAGCTGAAATTCTAGAAAAAGAAGGCATCAACTGTAACCTAACGCTTCTATTCTCATTCGCTCAAGCTCGTGCTTGTGCTGAAGCTGGCGTATTCCTAATTTCACCATTCGTTGGCCGTATCATGGACTGGTACAAAGCAAAAGAAGGTCGTTCTTTTGAACCTGCAGAAGACCCAGGTGTACTGTCTGTGACTAAGATCTACAACTACTACAAAGAGCATGGCTACAATACGGTAGTAATGGGCGCAAGCTTCCGTAACACTGGCGAAATTCTAGAACTTGCTGGTTGTGACCGTCTAACTATTAGCCCTCAACTTCTTCAAGAACTAGAAGAAGCAGAAGGCGCAATTGAAGCTAAATTGGTTGACTCTAAAGGCTCTGCAGCACGCCCAGCAGCAATGACTCACTCAGAATTCCTATGGGATCACAACCAAGATCCAATGGCAGTTGAAAAACTGGCTGAAGGTATTCGCAACTTCGCTATCGACCAAGGTAAATTGGAAGCGATGATCGAAGCAAAACTGTAA
- a CDS encoding sulfurtransferase, translating to MKSPLISVAWLKEHLFDANVVVLDASIEFQIPGEVAKDTLNVIAGARRFDYDNDFCDKNSSLPHMMPSEQRFNILAQDLGIHQTSTIVVYDNSGNFASPRAWWMFRAMGHENVFVLDGGLTEWKNQGGEVTQQYEPVSTQGNFRGRLQPNYFVIAEYVLKQIDDNNSQTVDARGSNRFCGAVDEPRAGLRSGHIPKAVNLPFTTLMNEHRLKPAEELKPIVEAIIPKGKGEYIFSCGSGVTACIVLLAATVCGYTNLAVYDGSWTEWGQRADLPLEKS from the coding sequence ATGAAGTCTCCACTTATTTCAGTTGCTTGGCTGAAAGAGCACCTTTTTGATGCCAATGTCGTCGTATTAGATGCCAGCATCGAATTTCAAATTCCCGGTGAAGTCGCAAAAGATACACTCAACGTGATTGCGGGTGCACGTCGTTTCGACTATGACAATGATTTTTGCGACAAAAACTCATCCCTGCCCCACATGATGCCATCAGAGCAACGGTTTAATATCCTTGCTCAAGATCTTGGTATTCATCAAACTTCAACGATTGTGGTTTACGACAACAGCGGTAATTTTGCTTCCCCACGCGCATGGTGGATGTTCCGAGCAATGGGGCATGAAAACGTGTTTGTTTTAGATGGTGGCCTTACCGAATGGAAAAACCAAGGCGGTGAAGTCACCCAGCAGTATGAACCCGTTTCAACACAAGGTAACTTCCGTGGCCGCCTTCAACCGAACTACTTCGTAATTGCTGAATATGTGTTAAAGCAAATTGACGATAACAATAGCCAAACCGTTGATGCCCGTGGGTCTAATCGTTTTTGCGGCGCAGTCGACGAGCCTCGTGCTGGATTAAGAAGCGGCCATATTCCAAAGGCCGTGAACTTACCGTTCACAACATTAATGAATGAGCATCGCCTCAAACCCGCCGAAGAACTAAAACCTATCGTGGAAGCCATCATTCCCAAAGGCAAAGGTGAATATATCTTTAGTTGTGGTTCTGGTGTGACAGCGTGTATCGTTCTTCTTGCGGCGACCGTTTGTGGCTACACCAATCTAGCGGTTTACGATGGTTCTTGGACCGAATGGGGTCAACGCGCAGATCTACCATTAGAAAAGTCGTAA
- the folE gene encoding GTP cyclohydrolase I FolE, whose product MSGLSDSAKLVKEALASRGLETPMTPNEFGRDEKKEKIEYHMREILNVLGLDLTDDSLEETPHRIAKMYVDEIFSGLDYHSFPKITVIENKMNVSEMVRVKDITVTSTCEHHLVTIDGKAAVAYIPRGKIIGLSKINRIVRFFAQRPQVQERMTQQILVALQTLLESEDVAVTIDATHYCVKSRGVMDATSETTTTALGGIFKSNPATRSEFLSGLR is encoded by the coding sequence ATGTCTGGTCTGAGCGATTCAGCAAAGTTAGTAAAAGAAGCGCTTGCAAGTCGTGGTCTTGAAACTCCGATGACGCCGAATGAATTTGGTCGTGATGAGAAAAAAGAAAAAATTGAGTATCACATGCGTGAAATTCTCAATGTCCTCGGACTCGATTTGACTGATGATAGCCTTGAAGAAACCCCGCATCGCATTGCTAAAATGTATGTCGATGAAATCTTTTCTGGGCTGGATTACCACAGTTTTCCTAAAATTACTGTCATCGAAAACAAGATGAATGTCAGTGAGATGGTACGCGTTAAAGACATTACGGTAACCAGTACTTGTGAACACCATCTCGTCACTATCGATGGGAAAGCGGCAGTGGCGTATATTCCACGTGGAAAAATTATTGGCCTATCTAAGATTAACCGTATTGTGCGTTTCTTTGCTCAGCGTCCGCAAGTACAAGAGCGTATGACGCAGCAGATCTTAGTCGCTCTGCAAACATTACTTGAATCAGAAGACGTGGCAGTTACTATCGATGCGACTCACTATTGTGTGAAATCACGTGGTGTGATGGATGCAACCAGCGAAACGACTACAACAGCATTGGGTGGTATTTTCAAATCGAACCCAGCAACTCGCTCGGAGTTTTTGAGCGGGTTACGTTAA
- the eutC gene encoding ethanolamine ammonia-lyase subunit EutC, translated as MNKPAELELVHQDPWDKLRQFTQARIGIGRVGTSIPTDELLRFQLSHAQAIDAVHVPLDEEQLVESLAEKENLRAYLPAFHVHSEASDRVTYLQRPDLGRKLNADGIALLKTHSDHHPSPYDLAIVIADGLSSYAIANHAAPFLSALIEQLQTSSEQPWNIAPLVIAQQGRVALGDDVCEAINANEVLILVGERPGLSSPDSLGLYLTWNAHRGIEESLRNCISNVRPEGLCYEAAAHKCCYLLSESRRRHVTGITLKDRSDDNTLEHHSGQQFSLVSPSKN; from the coding sequence ATGAACAAGCCCGCTGAATTAGAATTGGTTCATCAAGACCCATGGGATAAATTGCGTCAGTTTACTCAGGCTCGCATTGGAATTGGCCGAGTTGGTACAAGTATTCCAACCGATGAATTATTGCGTTTCCAACTCTCCCATGCTCAAGCCATTGATGCTGTGCATGTTCCTCTTGATGAGGAGCAGTTAGTCGAAAGTTTGGCAGAGAAAGAAAACTTACGCGCTTATTTACCGGCATTTCATGTACACAGTGAAGCAAGTGACAGGGTAACCTATCTGCAACGTCCAGATCTCGGACGTAAATTGAATGCCGATGGTATCGCGTTGCTGAAAACACATAGTGACCATCACCCAAGTCCGTATGATTTAGCTATCGTCATTGCAGATGGACTCTCCTCTTATGCGATTGCAAACCATGCGGCGCCATTTTTATCTGCACTGATTGAGCAATTACAAACAAGTTCCGAGCAACCATGGAATATTGCCCCACTGGTTATCGCTCAGCAAGGCCGTGTTGCCTTAGGTGATGATGTGTGTGAAGCCATTAATGCCAATGAAGTGCTTATTTTAGTTGGAGAACGCCCAGGACTCAGTTCTCCAGACAGTTTGGGCCTGTATTTGACGTGGAATGCACACCGAGGCATTGAAGAATCACTGCGTAACTGTATTTCGAATGTACGCCCAGAGGGGCTATGCTATGAAGCCGCAGCACATAAATGCTGCTACCTATTGTCAGAATCTCGCCGTCGACATGTGACAGGAATTACGTTGAAAGACCGTTCCGATGACAACACATTAGAGCATCATTCTGGACAACAGTTTTCTCTCGTTTCTCCGTCCAAAAATTGA
- a CDS encoding sugar-binding transcriptional regulator — protein MNTSKPEISVDESDLLTEISVAYYQDGATQEEISKKFSISRAKVGRLLKQARDEGIVEITVKYHPVFSAKIEQRLIERFGVKRALIALDQPTEELQRQQVAGLVSNHLAQTLKNGMVVTVGQGRNVSAVAHHVGVISPRDCTFVCGIGGIHPRGSTYNADHICRQLAKKYGGTSETLYAPAYAENLEQKMVFMQNETVKQTLDLARKADMALVGIGDMSENSYMVDLGWFTPHEVVQSRLRQGVVGDFAGHDFFDVQGHIAKTVMSDRVIGMSIQEFRPISEVIAIAAENSKPLALLGALRTGAIDVVATSVSNALTVLNLAEQMDSVHLVE, from the coding sequence ATGAATACGTCGAAACCTGAAATTTCTGTTGATGAGAGTGATTTGCTCACTGAAATTTCTGTTGCCTATTATCAAGATGGGGCAACGCAAGAAGAAATTTCCAAGAAGTTTTCGATTTCACGTGCCAAAGTCGGGCGCTTGTTAAAACAGGCTCGTGATGAAGGGATCGTTGAGATCACTGTGAAATATCACCCAGTATTTAGCGCTAAAATCGAGCAGCGCCTGATAGAAAGATTTGGCGTTAAACGAGCGTTAATTGCTCTTGACCAACCCACTGAAGAATTGCAGCGTCAGCAAGTTGCTGGGCTTGTCTCGAATCATCTCGCGCAAACCCTCAAAAATGGCATGGTGGTGACAGTCGGACAAGGGCGCAATGTCTCAGCTGTTGCGCATCATGTTGGGGTGATTTCTCCGCGCGATTGTACTTTTGTTTGCGGTATCGGTGGGATTCACCCGAGAGGGAGTACTTATAATGCCGATCATATTTGTCGTCAGTTAGCCAAAAAATACGGTGGCACATCAGAAACGCTCTATGCGCCCGCTTATGCAGAAAATTTAGAGCAGAAAATGGTGTTCATGCAAAATGAAACGGTCAAACAAACGTTAGATCTTGCACGTAAAGCGGATATGGCTCTGGTAGGAATTGGGGATATGAGCGAGAACAGTTACATGGTGGACTTAGGATGGTTTACTCCACATGAAGTGGTTCAGTCGCGTTTGCGTCAGGGCGTCGTCGGTGATTTTGCAGGGCATGATTTTTTTGATGTTCAGGGACATATTGCTAAAACAGTGATGAGCGATCGCGTGATTGGTATGAGTATTCAAGAATTTCGTCCCATTTCGGAAGTGATTGCTATTGCTGCGGAGAACAGTAAACCACTGGCTTTGTTAGGGGCGTTACGCACTGGTGCGATTGATGTGGTTGCGACGAGTGTGAGTAATGCTCTAACGGTGCTTAACTTAGCTGAACAGATGGATAGTGTGCATTTAGTCGAATGA